From Streptomyces sp. NBC_00775, one genomic window encodes:
- a CDS encoding RNA 2'-phosphotransferase, with protein MDERRTVKVSKYLSKHLRHQPERIGLTLGEGGWVEIETLMAAAAAHGFRITREELDHVVATNDKRRFAIEGTRIRASQGHSVEVDLGLPPATPPAYLYHGTVARNLDAIRAEGLRPMNRHDVHLSPDRETATRVGARRGRPVVLSVDAAAMHRDGHVFRVSANGVWLTQAVPPRYLRFPSGH; from the coding sequence ATGGATGAAAGACGCACCGTGAAGGTGTCGAAGTACCTCTCGAAGCATCTGCGGCACCAGCCCGAGCGGATCGGGCTCACGCTCGGCGAGGGCGGCTGGGTGGAGATCGAGACGCTGATGGCCGCGGCGGCCGCGCACGGCTTCCGGATCACGCGCGAGGAACTCGATCACGTGGTGGCCACGAACGACAAGCGGCGCTTCGCGATCGAGGGGACCCGGATCCGCGCCAGCCAGGGCCACTCCGTCGAGGTCGACCTCGGACTGCCCCCGGCGACTCCGCCCGCGTACCTCTACCACGGGACCGTGGCCCGCAACCTGGACGCGATCCGCGCCGAGGGCCTGCGGCCCATGAACCGGCACGACGTGCACCTCTCGCCGGACCGGGAGACCGCCACCCGCGTCGGCGCCCGCCGCGGCCGGCCGGTCGTGCTCTCCGTGGACGCCGCCGCCATGCACCGCGACGGCCATGTCTTCCGGGTCAGCGCGAACGGGGTCTGGCTCACCCAGGCCGTACCGCCGCGGTACCTGCGGTTTCCCTCGGGGCACTGA
- a CDS encoding GAF domain-containing sensor histidine kinase, producing the protein MSVAPASPDPDGGPDRAARASRSLQGLSAELTARVPQLLEAMRSVGSGLELHSTLDRICETAAQLADARYAAIGVVAEDGNGLADFVYYGVDEETAQRIGRLPDGHKGLLGALIHDPGPVRRANLADDRRSCGFPEHHPPMRSFLGVPIRVQGEIFGNLYLAEKRGGGPFNDYDLDMVRVLAAEAGIAIGNARLYEAAQQRERWIDGSVAVTTALLSGGDAEDALQVVAEQARRLSGSAAGLVLLPAEEGGLEIVAVALEGPSKTLGMVIPPESEFVAEILDGEAVFVDDAATDRRMLPEPAREYGPMMMLPLQSDGRVLGALVTPRTRDGRPFTETERILATQFASQAALALMMAEAQRDRERLAVYEDRDRIARDLHDLVIQRLFATGMMLESAQRRSVVPEVQEGVGKAVDELDVTIQEIRTAIFALQQGPAEVPSGLRTRVLREINMAAVPLGFKPGHRFIGPVDTLVGELTGKNLIAALREALSNAFRHSGASRIDVVVDATAHLPDGQQGVRLSVADDGVGIPDGGRRSGLRNLKRRAESLGGDSWYGAGIGEGGGGTTVVWQAPYAPRVGPV; encoded by the coding sequence ATGTCAGTAGCTCCCGCCTCGCCCGACCCGGACGGCGGCCCGGACAGGGCGGCTCGGGCGTCCCGGAGCCTGCAAGGGCTGTCGGCCGAGCTGACCGCGCGTGTGCCGCAGCTGCTGGAGGCGATGCGTTCGGTCGGGTCGGGCCTTGAGCTCCACTCCACGCTGGACCGGATCTGCGAGACAGCCGCCCAGCTGGCGGACGCGCGGTACGCGGCCATCGGGGTCGTGGCGGAGGACGGGAACGGGCTCGCGGACTTCGTCTATTACGGGGTCGACGAGGAGACCGCCCAGCGGATCGGACGGCTGCCCGACGGGCACAAGGGGCTGCTCGGGGCGCTCATCCACGACCCGGGGCCGGTGCGGCGCGCGAACCTGGCCGACGATCGGCGCTCCTGCGGGTTCCCTGAGCACCATCCGCCGATGCGGAGCTTCCTCGGGGTTCCGATCCGGGTACAGGGGGAGATCTTCGGGAATCTGTATCTGGCCGAGAAGCGCGGCGGCGGCCCGTTCAACGACTACGACCTCGACATGGTCCGGGTGCTGGCCGCGGAGGCCGGTATCGCCATCGGCAACGCCCGTCTGTACGAGGCCGCCCAGCAGCGCGAGCGCTGGATCGACGGGTCGGTGGCCGTCACCACGGCGCTGCTGTCGGGCGGCGACGCCGAGGACGCCCTCCAGGTCGTCGCCGAACAGGCCCGCCGGCTCTCCGGCTCCGCGGCCGGGCTCGTGCTGCTGCCCGCAGAGGAGGGCGGCCTGGAGATCGTCGCCGTCGCCCTGGAAGGCCCCTCGAAGACGCTCGGCATGGTCATCCCGCCGGAGAGCGAATTCGTCGCCGAAATCCTCGACGGGGAGGCCGTGTTCGTCGACGACGCGGCCACCGACCGGCGCATGCTCCCGGAACCCGCACGCGAATACGGGCCGATGATGATGCTGCCGCTGCAGAGCGACGGCCGGGTGCTGGGGGCCCTCGTCACCCCGCGCACCCGCGACGGCCGCCCGTTCACCGAGACCGAACGCATCCTCGCCACGCAGTTCGCCTCGCAGGCCGCACTCGCGCTGATGATGGCCGAGGCCCAGCGTGACCGGGAGCGGCTCGCGGTGTACGAGGACCGCGACCGGATCGCCCGTGACCTGCACGACCTCGTGATCCAGCGGCTGTTCGCCACCGGGATGATGCTGGAGAGCGCACAGCGGCGGTCAGTCGTGCCCGAGGTTCAGGAGGGCGTCGGCAAGGCGGTCGACGAACTCGACGTCACCATCCAGGAGATCCGCACCGCCATCTTCGCGCTCCAGCAAGGCCCCGCCGAAGTACCGTCCGGACTGCGCACCCGTGTGCTGCGTGAGATCAACATGGCCGCCGTACCCCTCGGCTTCAAGCCCGGCCACCGCTTCATCGGCCCCGTCGACACACTGGTGGGCGAACTCACCGGCAAGAACCTCATCGCCGCCCTGCGCGAGGCCCTCTCCAATGCCTTCCGGCACTCCGGGGCCTCCCGCATCGACGTCGTCGTCGACGCGACCGCGCACCTCCCGGACGGACAGCAGGGCGTACGGCTCAGCGTCGCCGACGACGGGGTCGGCATCCCCGACGGGGGGCGGCGCAGCGGCCTGCGGAACCTCAAGCGGCGGGCCGAGTCGCTGGGCGGGGACAGTTGGTACGGGGCGGGGATCGGGGAGGGAGGGGGCGGTACGACGGTGGTCTGGCAAGCGCCGTACGCTCCGCGGGTTGGGCCGGTTTGA
- a CDS encoding MerR family transcriptional regulator, with translation MSDESAGVAYRIEDLAHHSGATVRTIRAYQDRGLLPRPERRGRANVYADAHLARLRQIAGLLDRGYTLASIKELLEAWDTGRGLGGILGLVAEVDGPWTDEEAVRISRAELDERFGGSPDDAAVADAVELGVLEPVPGDADSFLVPSPQELAVAVELSAAGVPLSAISVHLRELRGQVEHIASRFLEFTTEHVFARYLGERQPTDADAAEAASLVRRLRPLAQQTVDAELARAMRLFANRHLRQHLGAGQPPELKDETRSVEIPADTMRAVEGLVGAGQVAAFVVAAAEREVQARTLDHLASNYGKLGTVDEMP, from the coding sequence GTGAGCGACGAGTCGGCCGGTGTCGCGTACCGGATCGAGGACCTGGCGCACCACAGCGGTGCCACGGTCCGGACGATCCGCGCCTATCAGGACCGCGGGCTGCTCCCCCGCCCCGAGCGGCGCGGCCGCGCCAATGTGTACGCGGACGCGCATCTGGCCCGGCTGCGGCAGATCGCCGGCCTCCTGGACCGCGGCTACACGCTGGCCTCCATCAAGGAGCTCCTGGAGGCCTGGGACACGGGCCGGGGTCTCGGCGGGATCCTCGGTCTGGTCGCGGAGGTCGACGGGCCGTGGACCGACGAGGAGGCCGTACGCATCTCGCGGGCCGAGCTCGACGAGCGGTTCGGCGGCAGCCCGGACGACGCGGCGGTCGCCGACGCCGTCGAACTCGGTGTACTGGAGCCGGTTCCCGGGGACGCGGACTCCTTCCTCGTTCCGAGTCCTCAAGAGCTGGCCGTGGCCGTCGAGTTGTCGGCGGCGGGAGTTCCGCTGTCCGCGATCTCGGTCCATTTGCGGGAGTTGAGGGGGCAGGTCGAGCACATTGCCTCCCGTTTCCTGGAGTTCACGACGGAGCACGTCTTCGCTCGCTATCTGGGGGAGCGTCAGCCGACCGACGCGGACGCGGCCGAGGCGGCCTCGCTCGTTCGACGACTGCGCCCGCTCGCGCAGCAGACGGTGGACGCCGAACTGGCCCGTGCCATGCGGCTGTTCGCCAACCGGCACCTGCGTCAGCACCTCGGTGCGGGGCAACCCCCGGAGCTCAAGGACGAGACGCGTTCTGTGGAGATTCCGGCGGACACAATGCGGGCTGTTGAGGGGCTGGTTGGTGCCGGGCAGGTGGCGGCTTTCGTCGTTGCGGCTGCCGAACGGGAGGTGCAGGCACGGACCTTGGACCACCTTGCCTCAAACTACGGCAAACTGGGCACTGTTGACGAAATGCCCTAA
- a CDS encoding metal-dependent hydrolase, protein MSDDHHAIAPRRVSFDWQRTPLHWIPDEPTATHVINVLHLLLPAGERWFVKVFKEGLPLVDDPELLKDVKGFMGQESTHSVQHAHVLDHLAAQRLDTADFTKYVDFLFERLLGEKPPLGAPIPAEEWLRFRLSVIAAIEQFTAVLGDWVLAAEGLDLADADEVMLDLLRWHGAEEVEHRAVAFDMYQHCGGEGLPRYARRIAGMAVTAPMMLYLWAWGAAYLIRHDPQLAGRLRYSLAAHNRAVRKGLLPTWKELGTAIPRYLRRSYHPSQEGSLRRAVEYLAQSPAARSAAGAIGRAAIA, encoded by the coding sequence ATGAGCGACGACCACCATGCGATCGCCCCGCGCCGGGTCTCCTTCGACTGGCAGCGGACGCCGCTGCACTGGATACCGGACGAGCCCACCGCCACCCATGTCATCAACGTGCTGCATCTGCTGCTGCCCGCGGGGGAGCGGTGGTTCGTGAAGGTCTTCAAGGAGGGGCTGCCGCTGGTCGACGACCCCGAACTCCTCAAGGACGTCAAGGGATTCATGGGTCAGGAGTCGACGCACAGCGTGCAGCACGCCCACGTCCTCGACCACCTCGCGGCGCAGCGTCTGGACACCGCGGACTTCACCAAGTACGTCGACTTCCTCTTCGAGAGGCTGCTGGGCGAGAAGCCGCCCCTGGGGGCGCCGATACCGGCCGAGGAGTGGCTGCGCTTCCGGCTGTCGGTGATCGCGGCGATCGAGCAGTTCACCGCGGTGCTGGGCGACTGGGTGCTGGCGGCCGAGGGCCTGGACCTCGCCGACGCCGACGAGGTCATGCTCGACCTGCTGCGCTGGCACGGCGCGGAGGAGGTCGAGCACCGCGCGGTCGCCTTCGACATGTACCAGCACTGCGGCGGCGAGGGCCTGCCCCGCTACGCGCGCAGGATCGCGGGCATGGCGGTCACCGCGCCGATGATGCTGTACCTGTGGGCATGGGGTGCCGCCTACCTCATACGCCACGATCCCCAGCTCGCCGGCCGCCTGCGCTACTCGCTCGCCGCCCACAACAGGGCCGTACGCAAGGGTCTGCTGCCCACCTGGAAGGAGCTCGGCACGGCCATACCCCGCTACCTGCGGCGGTCGTACCATCCGTCCCAGGAGGGCTCACTGCGCAGGGCCGTCGAGTATCTGGCGCAGTCACCGGCGGCACGGTCGGCTGCGGGGGCGATCGGACGCGCGGCCATCGCGTAG
- a CDS encoding Cof-type HAD-IIB family hydrolase codes for MRENGRVTSATRRPETPASTVPPRLIATDLDGTLLRDDKSVSERTIAALAAAEQAGIEVFFVTGRPARWMDVVSDHVHGHGLAICGNGAAVVDLHGGPGAHRFVKVRELARENALDAVRLVREAAPGAVFAVEQTYGFYQEPTYPKLHMETPDSLAPAEKLLAADAPGAGEPVLKILAFHHELDPDAFLTVARLAIGDRANVTRSSPSALLEISGPDVSKASTLALCCAERGISPEEVVAFGDMPNDVEMLSWAGQSYAMGNAHPEVIAAASGRTVANNEDGVAVVIERILAERLH; via the coding sequence ATGCGGGAGAATGGGCGGGTGACCTCAGCGACTCGACGGCCCGAGACCCCGGCCTCCACCGTTCCGCCCCGGCTGATCGCCACGGATCTCGACGGCACCCTGCTGCGCGACGACAAGTCGGTGTCCGAGCGCACGATCGCCGCCCTCGCCGCCGCCGAGCAGGCGGGCATCGAGGTCTTCTTCGTCACCGGCCGCCCGGCTCGCTGGATGGACGTCGTCAGCGACCACGTCCATGGGCACGGCCTGGCGATCTGCGGCAACGGTGCCGCCGTGGTCGACCTGCACGGCGGCCCCGGCGCCCACCGGTTCGTCAAGGTCCGCGAGCTGGCGCGGGAGAACGCGCTCGACGCCGTACGGCTGGTGCGCGAGGCCGCGCCGGGCGCCGTGTTCGCCGTGGAGCAGACGTACGGCTTCTACCAGGAGCCCACGTACCCCAAGCTGCACATGGAGACCCCCGACAGCCTCGCGCCCGCCGAGAAGCTTCTGGCGGCGGACGCCCCCGGTGCCGGCGAACCGGTGCTCAAGATCCTCGCCTTCCATCACGAGCTCGACCCCGACGCCTTCCTCACCGTCGCCCGCCTGGCCATCGGCGACCGGGCCAACGTCACCCGCTCCAGCCCCAGCGCCCTGCTGGAGATCAGCGGCCCCGACGTCTCCAAGGCCAGCACTCTCGCGCTGTGCTGCGCCGAGCGCGGTATCTCCCCCGAGGAAGTCGTCGCCTTCGGTGACATGCCGAATGACGTCGAGATGCTCAGCTGGGCGGGCCAGTCGTACGCCATGGGCAACGCCCATCCCGAGGTGATCGCCGCGGCCTCCGGACGCACGGTCGCCAACAACGAGGACGGCGTGGCGGTCGTCATCGAGCGCATACTCGCGGAACGCCTGCACTGA
- the cydD gene encoding thiol reductant ABC exporter subunit CydD: MKPIDPRLLRYASATRLFLAAVVGLGIAGAVLVIAQAMLIAEVVVGAFQHGLSAGELRTPLMLLALVAIGRAVVSWLTELAAHRASAAVKSELRGRLLERAALLGPGWLSGQRTGSLVALATRGVDALDDYFSRYLPQLGLAVVVPMAVLARIVTEDWVSAAIIVGTLPLIPLFMVLIGWATRTQMDRQWRLLSRLSGHFLDVVAGLPTLKVFGRAKAQAESIRKITGEYRQATMRTLRIAFLSSFALELLATISVALVAVTIGMRLVHGEMDLYVGLVILVLAPEAYLPLRQVGAQYHAAAEGLAAAEEIFSVLETPVPASGSLRAPAGEIGFEGVTVRYPGRSGDAVSDLSFTVDPGETVALVGPSGVGKSTLLNVLLGFVAPTEGRVRVGGVDLGEADRVEWRSRIAWVPQRPHLYAGSIAENVRLARPDADDAALRRALADAGAAGFVDALPDGVDTVLGEDGAGLSAGQRQRLALARAFLADRPVLLLDEPTASLDGATEAEVVDAVRRLAVGRTVLLVVHRPALLGVADRVVRLEPQASADVPGLAEPVVTAEVPGSADAGRAQSLRPVEPENVPAADGEEPHAAPRARGGVLARVRAMAAPRRGPLTLALLLGSLALGSAVGLMATSGWLISRASQQPPVLYLMVAVTATRAFGIGRAVFRYTERLVSHDAVLKMLADTRVAVYRRLERLAPAGLRTTRRGDLLSRLVADVDAMQDYWLRWLLPAGAAVVVSAASVGFTAWLLPEAGAALAVGLLAAGIGVPLVTGAVARRAERRLAPARGVLATRVTDLLTGTAELTVAGALPARTAEARRADTVLTRIASRAATATALGDGLTALASGLTVAATALVGAQAVAAGRLGGVAMAVVVLTPLAAFEAVLGLPLAVQYRQRVHKSAERVYEVLDAPDPVSEPERPQQAPASPFPLRVRGLRARHTGQDRDALAGLDLTLEQGRRIAVVGPSGSGKTTLAQVLLRFLDPDAGTYTVGGVDAYGMDGDAVRRMVGLCAQDAHLFDSTVRENLLLARKDATEAELRDALARARLLDWADGLPDGLDTLIGEHGARLSGGQRQRLALARALLADFPVLVLDEPAEHLDLPTADALTADLLAATEGRTTLLVTHRLAGLDAVDEVIVLAEGRVVQRGPYAELAAGEGPLRDMVEREAAGDLLVGAAGQYS; this comes from the coding sequence GTGAAACCGATCGATCCGCGTCTGCTGCGGTACGCCAGCGCCACTCGCCTCTTTCTCGCGGCGGTCGTTGGGCTGGGCATCGCCGGGGCGGTGCTGGTCATTGCCCAGGCGATGCTCATTGCCGAGGTAGTGGTCGGCGCCTTCCAGCACGGACTCTCGGCCGGTGAACTCCGCACACCGCTAATGCTGTTGGCGCTGGTCGCGATCGGGCGGGCGGTCGTCTCCTGGCTCACCGAGCTCGCCGCACACCGGGCGAGCGCGGCGGTCAAGTCGGAGTTGCGGGGGCGGCTGCTGGAGCGGGCCGCGCTCCTCGGCCCCGGGTGGCTGAGCGGGCAGCGGACGGGATCACTGGTCGCGCTCGCTACGCGGGGAGTTGACGCGCTCGACGACTACTTCTCACGCTATCTGCCGCAGTTGGGGCTCGCGGTGGTGGTTCCGATGGCCGTGCTCGCCCGGATCGTCACCGAGGACTGGGTGTCGGCGGCGATCATCGTCGGCACGCTGCCGCTGATCCCGCTCTTCATGGTTCTGATCGGCTGGGCCACGCGGACCCAGATGGACCGTCAGTGGCGGCTGCTGTCACGCCTTTCGGGGCACTTCCTGGACGTCGTCGCGGGGCTGCCCACGCTCAAGGTGTTCGGCCGGGCCAAGGCACAGGCCGAGTCGATCCGGAAGATCACCGGCGAGTACCGGCAGGCGACCATGCGGACGCTGCGGATCGCCTTCCTGTCGTCCTTCGCGCTGGAGCTGCTCGCCACGATCTCGGTCGCGCTGGTCGCGGTGACCATCGGGATGCGGCTCGTGCACGGCGAGATGGACCTGTACGTAGGGCTCGTCATCCTCGTCCTCGCGCCCGAGGCGTATCTGCCGCTGCGGCAGGTGGGGGCGCAGTACCACGCCGCGGCCGAAGGGCTGGCGGCGGCCGAGGAGATCTTCTCGGTGCTGGAGACACCGGTTCCGGCGTCCGGCTCGCTGCGCGCGCCGGCGGGGGAGATCGGCTTCGAGGGCGTCACCGTGCGGTACCCGGGCCGTTCCGGGGACGCGGTCTCGGACCTCTCGTTCACGGTCGACCCCGGTGAGACGGTCGCCCTTGTCGGGCCGAGCGGCGTGGGCAAGTCGACACTGCTGAACGTCCTGTTGGGGTTTGTGGCGCCCACCGAGGGCCGGGTGCGGGTCGGGGGAGTCGATCTTGGCGAGGCCGACCGGGTGGAGTGGCGCTCGCGGATCGCCTGGGTGCCGCAGCGGCCCCATCTGTACGCCGGGTCCATCGCCGAGAACGTACGGCTGGCACGGCCCGACGCCGACGACGCGGCGCTGCGCCGGGCGCTCGCCGACGCGGGTGCGGCCGGTTTCGTCGACGCGCTGCCCGACGGGGTCGACACGGTCCTCGGCGAGGACGGAGCCGGGCTGTCGGCCGGCCAGCGCCAACGCCTCGCCCTGGCCCGGGCGTTCCTCGCGGACCGGCCCGTGCTGCTCCTCGACGAGCCGACCGCCTCGCTGGACGGGGCGACCGAGGCGGAGGTCGTGGACGCGGTGCGGCGGCTCGCTGTGGGGCGGACGGTGCTGCTGGTCGTGCACCGGCCGGCGTTGCTGGGGGTGGCGGACCGGGTGGTGCGGCTGGAGCCACAGGCGTCTGCCGACGTGCCTGGTTTGGCGGAGCCCGTCGTGACCGCCGAGGTGCCCGGCTCCGCGGACGCCGGCCGTGCGCAGTCGCTGCGACCGGTCGAGCCGGAAAACGTGCCCGCAGCGGACGGCGAAGAGCCCCATGCGGCACCTCGGGCGCGTGGGGGCGTGCTCGCTCGCGTCCGGGCCATGGCCGCTCCCCGGCGCGGGCCGCTCACGCTCGCTCTGCTCCTCGGAAGTCTCGCGCTCGGGAGTGCCGTCGGTCTGATGGCCACCTCCGGGTGGCTCATCTCGCGGGCGTCCCAGCAGCCGCCGGTGCTGTATCTGATGGTGGCCGTGACGGCCACGCGGGCGTTCGGGATCGGGCGGGCCGTGTTCCGGTACACGGAGCGGCTCGTGTCGCACGACGCGGTGCTGAAGATGCTGGCCGACACCCGGGTCGCCGTGTACCGGCGCCTCGAACGCCTCGCGCCCGCCGGGCTGCGGACGACCCGGCGCGGAGATCTGCTGTCGCGGCTCGTCGCCGACGTGGACGCGATGCAGGACTACTGGCTGCGGTGGCTGCTGCCCGCCGGAGCCGCGGTCGTCGTGTCCGCCGCCTCCGTCGGCTTCACCGCCTGGCTGCTGCCCGAGGCCGGTGCCGCCCTCGCCGTCGGACTGCTGGCGGCCGGCATCGGCGTCCCGCTCGTGACCGGTGCCGTGGCGCGCCGTGCCGAACGGCGACTGGCCCCCGCGCGCGGCGTCCTGGCGACCCGGGTGACCGATCTGCTCACGGGAACAGCCGAGTTGACCGTCGCGGGCGCGCTGCCCGCCCGTACCGCCGAGGCGCGGCGGGCCGACACCGTACTCACCCGCATCGCCTCCCGGGCCGCCACCGCGACCGCGCTCGGCGACGGGCTCACGGCACTCGCGTCCGGACTGACCGTCGCGGCCACCGCCCTCGTGGGTGCCCAGGCGGTCGCCGCCGGGCGCCTGGGCGGCGTGGCGATGGCCGTCGTCGTCCTCACCCCGCTGGCCGCCTTCGAGGCCGTCCTGGGGCTGCCGCTCGCCGTCCAGTACCGGCAGCGGGTGCACAAGAGTGCGGAGCGCGTGTACGAAGTGCTGGACGCGCCCGATCCCGTAAGCGAACCGGAACGTCCGCAGCAGGCGCCCGCGTCGCCGTTCCCGCTGCGTGTACGGGGGCTCCGGGCCCGTCACACCGGACAGGACCGGGACGCGCTCGCCGGGCTCGACCTGACCCTCGAACAGGGCCGCAGGATCGCCGTCGTCGGCCCCTCCGGGTCGGGGAAGACCACGCTCGCGCAGGTACTGCTGCGGTTCCTGGACCCGGACGCGGGGACGTACACGGTGGGCGGCGTGGACGCGTACGGCATGGACGGGGACGCCGTACGCCGCATGGTCGGGCTGTGTGCCCAGGACGCGCACCTCTTCGACAGCACCGTGCGCGAGAACCTGCTGCTGGCCCGGAAGGACGCGACGGAGGCCGAGCTGCGCGACGCGCTCGCGCGGGCCCGGCTCCTCGACTGGGCCGACGGGCTGCCCGACGGGCTCGACACGCTGATCGGTGAGCACGGCGCACGGCTGTCGGGCGGCCAGCGGCAGCGGCTCGCGCTCGCCCGCGCGCTGCTCGCCGACTTCCCCGTCCTCGTCCTCGACGAGCCCGCGGAACACCTCGACCTGCCGACGGCCGACGCGCTCACCGCGGATCTGCTGGCCGCGACCGAGGGCCGTACGACGCTGCTGGTCACGCACCGGCTGGCCGGACTCGACGCGGTGGACGAGGTGATCGTGCTCGCGGAGGGGCGGGTGGTCCAGCGGGGTCCGTACGCGGAGCTGGCGGCCGGCGAGGGGCCGCTGCGGGACATGGTGGAGCGGGAAGCGGCGGGGGATCTGCTGGTCGGGGCCGCGGGGCAATACAGCTAG
- a CDS encoding LLM class flavin-dependent oxidoreductase, with the protein MSLRLSTVILPYVRWHEGGRSAWQRAEQLGFHTAFTYDHLSWRTFRDGPWFGAVPTLTAAAAVTDRLRLGTLVTSPNFRHPVTLAKDLISLDDISNGRVTLGIGAGGTGFDATALGQDPWTPRERADRFGEFVPLLDRLLTEDSVSYGGDHYSAHEARNIPGCVQRPRLPFAVAATGPRGLKLAARHGQAWVTTGDPKLYETGTPDQSVQAIRGQVDKLADACAAIGRDVGELDKILLTGFTPDRGRPLESLDAFVDFAGRHAELGFTDIVIHWPIPDSDFAADVKIFERIAMEALAQLP; encoded by the coding sequence ATGAGTCTGCGTCTGAGCACTGTGATCCTGCCGTACGTCCGCTGGCACGAGGGCGGGCGTTCCGCCTGGCAGCGTGCGGAGCAGCTCGGCTTCCACACCGCGTTCACGTACGACCATCTGTCGTGGCGGACCTTCCGCGACGGCCCGTGGTTCGGGGCCGTGCCGACGCTGACCGCCGCGGCCGCCGTCACCGACCGGCTCCGCCTCGGCACGCTCGTGACCTCGCCGAACTTCCGGCACCCGGTGACGCTCGCCAAGGACCTGATCTCCCTCGACGACATCTCGAACGGCCGGGTCACCCTGGGCATCGGCGCGGGCGGCACCGGCTTCGACGCCACGGCGCTCGGCCAGGACCCCTGGACCCCGCGCGAGCGCGCCGACCGCTTCGGCGAGTTCGTACCGCTGCTCGACCGGCTCCTGACCGAGGACTCCGTCTCGTACGGCGGTGACCACTACTCGGCGCACGAGGCGCGCAACATCCCGGGCTGCGTCCAGCGCCCCCGGCTGCCCTTCGCGGTGGCCGCCACCGGGCCTCGCGGACTGAAGCTCGCCGCCCGGCACGGGCAGGCGTGGGTGACGACCGGCGACCCGAAGCTGTACGAAACCGGCACCCCCGACCAGTCGGTTCAGGCCATTCGCGGGCAGGTCGACAAGCTGGCCGACGCGTGCGCCGCGATCGGCCGGGACGTCGGCGAGCTCGACAAGATCCTGCTCACCGGCTTCACCCCGGACCGTGGCCGTCCGCTGGAGTCCCTCGACGCGTTCGTCGACTTCGCGGGCAGGCACGCGGAGCTGGGCTTCACCGACATCGTGATCCACTGGCCGATCCCCGACTCGGACTTCGCGGCCGACGTGAAGATCTTCGAGCGGATCGCCATGGAGGCTCTGGCGCAGCTGCCCTGA